CGGCTGCCCTAAGAAGAGCGACTCCACCAATATCGATCATCTCAACTCGTTCGTCCATATTTTCGGTTTTCGCAAGTGTAGCCTCGAAGGGATAAAGGTTTACTGCGATAAGATCGAATGCTGGAATACCTTCAGCAGAAATGGATTCCATATGTTCTGCGCTTTCTCTTCTAGCTAAAATCCCCGCAAATATCTTTGGATGAAGAGTTTTGACCCTTCCGCCAATAAGTTCCGAGAATCCGGTAAGCGTTTCCAATGGAATGTAGTCAATTCCAGCCTTTTCCAGAGCTTTGCCGGTTCCCCCTGTAGTATATATTTCGACTCCCACCGATATTAGATTACGCGCGAATTCCTCGAGATTGGTTTTATCCCAAACAGAAATCAGCGCTCTTTTAACCTTGAGTGACATTAAGACCTCCTTAGAAGTGTCCGATATACATAAGTTGTAACAATAATCCAGTTAATAGTGGCACAGTTAAATTATCATCTATGCCTAAAGGGAGCGATTCAACAACAGTAGCAACTAACGCACCCGTAAAGAGCGCCGCCCAAGGCGCAATTAAACCGGCAGTCATTTTAAAAATTATACTTCCAAAATAGGCTGCAATGAAAAAAGCCATACTACCTTCAAGAGTTTTATTATTGATAGTATAGTGTTTACCGAATCTTTTCCCAAAAATCGCTGCGGCAATATCGCCAAGAATGATGTTAACCAAAACGACGACTGCCACCCATTTATCGAAAGCCACAACCGCTATCAAAGCCGCACAAAGGATGTATGATGAGGATGTGAAGCGTTTAAACTCATGGCTTCGAAGAAGTTTGCCACCTACCTTAACATATAGTAAACGGAATCTTCTATCGTAATATTTCAACAAATCAAGCAAAACCGACAGAAATGCAAACGACGCAAGAATAAGCATAGCTTGTTTTGGCGGGACAATCATGTAAAGAA
This genomic stretch from bacterium harbors:
- a CDS encoding phosphatidate cytidylyltransferase, whose protein sequence is MAVGWAQNILMSRNIGIYIIMQKNTFLEDLKNSTVTKTDLLTELKRKSVHFFALIIPILYMIVPPKQAMLILASFAFLSVLLDLLKYYDRRFRLLYVKVGGKLLRSHEFKRFTSSSYILCAALIAVVAFDKWVAVVVLVNIILGDIAAAIFGKRFGKHYTINNKTLEGSMAFFIAAYFGSIIFKMTAGLIAPWAALFTGALVATVVESLPLGIDDNLTVPLLTGLLLQLMYIGHF